In bacterium, the sequence GAAGAAGCGATGAGAAGGGATGATAATATCTTAAGCCTGATTCCGATGAGATTTGGCACTATTTTTAAAGAGAAGGCAAGATTAGAAGAGAGCTTAAACAAAGACTATTCCAAGATCAAAGAGGTCTTAGACAGAATTCGAGGTAAACAGGAGTGGGGGGTTAAGGTATATCTTGCGGACAGGGAAAGAGTTGAGCGGGTGGTAAAAGAGAAGAATGAAGCCATAAAAGGAAAGGAGAGAGAGGTTGCCTCTTTGCCTGAGGGTATGGCCTATTTTATGGAAGAAGAACTTAGAGAGGTGATTTCCAGAGAAGTAGATAACGAGCTAAACAATATGGCCGAGGCCTTTTTTAAGGGGTTAAAAAAGAAAGCGGTAGCCTCCGTCAAAAATAAGATATTAGGAAAGGAGTTGACAGGCAAGCGAGAGCCGATGATCCTAAATGCAGCCTATTTAATTAGTGAGGAGAAAATCGAGGGCTTTAAGAAAAAGGCCAGTGATTTAAATCAAAGGATGCAGGATCAGGGATGTTACCTTGAATTCAGCGGTCCCTGGCCGGCGTATAATTTTAGCCACTACTCAGCCACTAAGGCACAAAAGTAGGTCTGGTTCATTGTTTAGGCCAGTGGGGATAGAGTTCACGGTCCACACCGTCCACACGGTCCACACCGTCCACACGGTCCACACGGTCCACACGGTCCACACCGTCCCTTATAGGCTATTGATCGTGAACTGTGAACCGTCTTAAAGTGGCCGAAACGGCCTTGTTCCCGGAGGACGGGTTGTAATCTATGTCTGATCTATTAAACACTACCCCTATTGAAAAAACTAAGGTCACCCTGGTAGATGTCCTGGATAAGGTCTTAGAAAAAGGGGCAGTTATCAATGGGGATATGGTCATAAGGGTGGCGGATGTAGACCTTGTCTTTTTAGGTCTAAGGCTTATCCTCACTTCAGTTTCCAAGGCAGAGGAGCTTTCAGGTGAAAGCTTCAGTGACCCTGACAAAGAACTTACTCCCGAAGATAAAGAGTATATAAAAAAATTACAAAAGGAGATAAGAAAGGCTGAAGAAAATATCCCTACACTCATTGACCTGGGCAGTCCTAAAAAAACAGAGCAGGGGCTGGCTAAATTAATCTTGAGCCTGGTTGAACTCATCAGAAGACTTATGGAAAAGGAAGCCTTCAGACG encodes:
- a CDS encoding GvpL/GvpF family gas vesicle protein translates to MEGLYLYCIRERLEPPFPFSAKGIDERQEVFTIACHELEAVVSKVSLKEFDSETIQIKAREDLNWIKEKVVIHEKVIEEAMRRDDNILSLIPMRFGTIFKEKARLEESLNKDYSKIKEVLDRIRGKQEWGVKVYLADRERVERVVKEKNEAIKGKEREVASLPEGMAYFMEEELREVISREVDNELNNMAEAFFKGLKKKAVASVKNKILGKELTGKREPMILNAAYLISEEKIEGFKKKASDLNQRMQDQGCYLEFSGPWPAYNFSHYSATKAQK
- the gvpJ gene encoding gas vesicle protein GvpJ, giving the protein MSDLLNTTPIEKTKVTLVDVLDKVLEKGAVINGDMVIRVADVDLVFLGLRLILTSVSKAEELSGESFSDPDKELTPEDKEYIKKLQKEIRKAEENIPTLIDLGSPKKTEQGLAKLILSLVELIRRLMEKEAFRRVKKGTLSPAEVQKLGLSLKAVKKKMKEVQAIFGIEDEELNLDLGPLGDLM